Proteins from a genomic interval of Bombyx mori chromosome 8, ASM3026992v2:
- the LOC101739530 gene encoding uncharacterized protein LOC101739530 isoform X1, translated as MNDPWDVKSVRQSGQYVSCMKINGVPLLPPVLSKECRKEMQYYKLLAKEVEKRISLLQPYIAESESESSEDRTDAPEIPESEEIQTECKITSVLSDEVYEKALKESPKAQPNVCNTINSSVTVLERTKSPKFRIDLNLNISGTAKNFLDKDTETIRCISEPVELPERDYDCNKVNVKRQAIEFEDINNDKTVAKLNFIIGSDKNVEEPFPDLPSAQDGPPSLSSKSFTGSLNDIHTDSLKESQIVPKLTRQRSYTLLKPSPQLLAHLEVESLNTGVEMSCISMSESLSNLSAPNKKRRSWDLETAKVKWSSMAMELKQKNVSKTSSLNCVNRVNNSRAVSKKPSQVSPPRARSVVAERPGRMSSKSSPKSEPIQKPKKSLSPVRNSVNINAMKEASPKTAKQNVDPVNQQPQQLISESQDPATRVRELYEKIQKQQLLQMASLVEKQKREQQLLQQVFEDQNNLLYKQLKMISPKSPIEIKEESNQDVSNKPVSLSQLINPKSPEIISYDSSVSSTLTDTNNYINRCEDILRQSRDITGSIKKQNGTKTQSPRPDSEGSRTRTHSPSRRSTSRKLNYDTSASSDRDYEQILTDRTNDTMADLNVTFPSDNSEEFNYNNTVLNHMCGVEVNVTATHTPRSREGAIRSMDHTLQSSMCALRKPKSKIINSQPTARERAAATKIVSYAKGYLVRRLMRTERVRGIVQTIKDALLCALQLHQEREGIRGADVDLHRRLIQQITAACYSLHDTFITSSPSERCAMIAADRKRKALANRPSPRPFRQTDIMSQSHTGAFPTRYKRAPGAAVMTQSHYETFSGQCTPGPRWSPRRRPWR; from the exons ATGAACGACCCGTGGGATGTGAAATCGGTGCGACAGTCCGGACAGTATGTATCCTGCATGAAGATTAATGGTGTGCCTCTTCTACCGCCTGTC CTATCAAAAGAATGTCGCAAAGAGATGCAGTACTACAAACTTTTGGCCAAAGAAGTCGAAAAGCGAATATCATTGCTTCAGCCCTATATAGCTGAAAGTGAATCGGAATCTAGCGAAGACAGGACCGATGCGCCAGAGATTCCAGAATCTGAGGAAATACAAACTGAATGCAAAATAACGAGCGTTTTAAGCGATGAAGTTTACGAAAAAGCACTTAAAGAATCACCGAAAGCACAGCCAAATGTTTGCAATACGATAAATTCTAGTGTCACAGTACTTGAAAGGACGAAATCACCAAAATTTAGGATCGatttaaatctaaatataagCGGCACAGCTAAAAATTTTCTCGATAAAGACACTGAAACAATACGTTGTATTTCGGAACCAGTAGAGCTACCAGAACGGGATTATGACTGTAATAAAGTTAATGTTAAAAGACAAGCTATTGAATTTGAAGATATCAATAACGATAAAACAGTtgccaaattaaattttataattggtTCAGATAAAAATGTTGAAGAGCCGTTTCCTGATTTGCCTTCGGCACAAGACGGACCGCCTTCTCTTAGTTCTAAAAGCTTCACGGGATCCCTTAACGATATACATACAGATAGTTTGAAAGAGTCACAAATAGTACCTAAACTCACCCGTCAAAGATCGTACACGCTTTTAAAACCGAGTCCGCAACTACTAGCGCATTTAGAAGTAGAATCTTTGAACACTGGAGTCGAAATGAGCTGCATTTCTATGAGCGAATCGTTGTCGAACTTGAGCGCACCAAATAAAAAACGCAGAAGTTGGGATTTAGAAACTGCTAAAGTCAAGTGGTCGTCCATGGCGAtggaattaaaacaaaagaatgtATCAAAAACGTCTAGCCTGAACTGCGTGAACAGAGTCAATAATTCAAGAGCTGTGTCCAAGAAACCATCACAGGTTTCACCTCCGCGTGCTAGATCTGTGGTTGCAGAAAGACCTGGAAGAATGAGCTCTAAATCTTCGCCTAAATCAGAACCTAttcaaaaaccaaaaaaatcacTTAGTCCTGTAAGGAATAGCGTTAACATTAATGCAATGAAGGAGGCGTCTCCCAAAACAGCAAAACAAAATGTAGACCCAGTGAATCAACAACCCCAGCAATTAATTTCGGAATCACAAGATCCAGCAACAAGAGTAAGGGAACTTTACGAGAAAATTCAAAAGCAACAATTACTTCAAATGGCTAGTTTAGTGGAAAAGCAGAAAAGGGAACAACAATTGCTTCAACAGGTCTTTGAAGATCAGAATAACTTGTTGTACAAGCAACTTAAAATGATAAGCCCTAAATCACCAATTGAAATCAAAGAGGAGAGTAATCAAGATGTTTCGAATAAACCAGTTAGTTTAAGTCAGTTGATCAACCCTAAATCGCCTGAAATTATTTCATACGATAGCTCTGTATCATCTACTCTTACCGACACAAACAACTACATCAATCGTTGCGAAGATATATTAAGACAAAGCAGAGATATAACTGGGAGTATTAAGAAGCAAAATGGAACAAAAACGCAGTCACCTAGACCTGATTCGGAAGGTAGTAGAACCAGAACTCACTCTCCAAGTCGCAGGAGTACATCCAGAAAGCTGAATTATGACACTAGCGCGTCGTCTGATCGCGATTACGAACAAATACTGACAGATCGAACGAACGATACGATGGCGGACTTAAACGTCACCTTCCCTTCTGACAACAGCGAAGAATTCAATTACAATAATACAGTTTTGAATCACATGTGCGGCGTGGAAGTAAACGTTACCGCAACTCATACTCCTAGATCCAGAGAGGGTGCTATCAGGAGTATGGACCATACTCTTCAAAGTTCGATGTGCGCATTACGGAAGCCCAAATCCAAAATTATCAATAGTCAGCCCACAGCCAGAGag AGGGCTGCGGCCACGAAGATTGTTTCGTACGCCAAGGGCTATCTCGTTCGGCGTCTGATGAGGACCGAGCGGGTCCGGGGCATCGTGCAGACGATCAAGGACGCCCTGCTGTGCGCCCTGCAACTCCACCAGGAGAGGGAGGGCATCAGGGGAGCGGACGTGGATCTGCACCGACGGCTCATACAGCAG ATCACTGCAGCTTGTTACTCGTTACACGACACCTTCATAACGAGCAGTCCGTCGGAGAGGTGCGCCATGATCGCCGCCGATCGCAAGAGGAAGGCTCTCGCCAACCGCCCCTCGCCCAGGCCCTTCAGACAAAC GGACATCATGTCGCAAAGCCACACCGGCGCGTTCCCGACTCGCTACAAACGCGCACCCGGAGCGGCGGTCATGACACAGTCCCACTATG AGACGTTTAGCGGCCAGTGCACCCCGGGACCGAGGTGGAGCCCCCGGCGTCGGCCGTGGCGCTGA
- the LOC101739530 gene encoding uncharacterized protein LOC101739530 isoform X2, which yields MQYYKLLAKEVEKRISLLQPYIAESESESSEDRTDAPEIPESEEIQTECKITSVLSDEVYEKALKESPKAQPNVCNTINSSVTVLERTKSPKFRIDLNLNISGTAKNFLDKDTETIRCISEPVELPERDYDCNKVNVKRQAIEFEDINNDKTVAKLNFIIGSDKNVEEPFPDLPSAQDGPPSLSSKSFTGSLNDIHTDSLKESQIVPKLTRQRSYTLLKPSPQLLAHLEVESLNTGVEMSCISMSESLSNLSAPNKKRRSWDLETAKVKWSSMAMELKQKNVSKTSSLNCVNRVNNSRAVSKKPSQVSPPRARSVVAERPGRMSSKSSPKSEPIQKPKKSLSPVRNSVNINAMKEASPKTAKQNVDPVNQQPQQLISESQDPATRVRELYEKIQKQQLLQMASLVEKQKREQQLLQQVFEDQNNLLYKQLKMISPKSPIEIKEESNQDVSNKPVSLSQLINPKSPEIISYDSSVSSTLTDTNNYINRCEDILRQSRDITGSIKKQNGTKTQSPRPDSEGSRTRTHSPSRRSTSRKLNYDTSASSDRDYEQILTDRTNDTMADLNVTFPSDNSEEFNYNNTVLNHMCGVEVNVTATHTPRSREGAIRSMDHTLQSSMCALRKPKSKIINSQPTARERAAATKIVSYAKGYLVRRLMRTERVRGIVQTIKDALLCALQLHQEREGIRGADVDLHRRLIQQITAACYSLHDTFITSSPSERCAMIAADRKRKALANRPSPRPFRQTDIMSQSHTGAFPTRYKRAPGAAVMTQSHYETFSGQCTPGPRWSPRRRPWR from the exons ATGCAGTACTACAAACTTTTGGCCAAAGAAGTCGAAAAGCGAATATCATTGCTTCAGCCCTATATAGCTGAAAGTGAATCGGAATCTAGCGAAGACAGGACCGATGCGCCAGAGATTCCAGAATCTGAGGAAATACAAACTGAATGCAAAATAACGAGCGTTTTAAGCGATGAAGTTTACGAAAAAGCACTTAAAGAATCACCGAAAGCACAGCCAAATGTTTGCAATACGATAAATTCTAGTGTCACAGTACTTGAAAGGACGAAATCACCAAAATTTAGGATCGatttaaatctaaatataagCGGCACAGCTAAAAATTTTCTCGATAAAGACACTGAAACAATACGTTGTATTTCGGAACCAGTAGAGCTACCAGAACGGGATTATGACTGTAATAAAGTTAATGTTAAAAGACAAGCTATTGAATTTGAAGATATCAATAACGATAAAACAGTtgccaaattaaattttataattggtTCAGATAAAAATGTTGAAGAGCCGTTTCCTGATTTGCCTTCGGCACAAGACGGACCGCCTTCTCTTAGTTCTAAAAGCTTCACGGGATCCCTTAACGATATACATACAGATAGTTTGAAAGAGTCACAAATAGTACCTAAACTCACCCGTCAAAGATCGTACACGCTTTTAAAACCGAGTCCGCAACTACTAGCGCATTTAGAAGTAGAATCTTTGAACACTGGAGTCGAAATGAGCTGCATTTCTATGAGCGAATCGTTGTCGAACTTGAGCGCACCAAATAAAAAACGCAGAAGTTGGGATTTAGAAACTGCTAAAGTCAAGTGGTCGTCCATGGCGAtggaattaaaacaaaagaatgtATCAAAAACGTCTAGCCTGAACTGCGTGAACAGAGTCAATAATTCAAGAGCTGTGTCCAAGAAACCATCACAGGTTTCACCTCCGCGTGCTAGATCTGTGGTTGCAGAAAGACCTGGAAGAATGAGCTCTAAATCTTCGCCTAAATCAGAACCTAttcaaaaaccaaaaaaatcacTTAGTCCTGTAAGGAATAGCGTTAACATTAATGCAATGAAGGAGGCGTCTCCCAAAACAGCAAAACAAAATGTAGACCCAGTGAATCAACAACCCCAGCAATTAATTTCGGAATCACAAGATCCAGCAACAAGAGTAAGGGAACTTTACGAGAAAATTCAAAAGCAACAATTACTTCAAATGGCTAGTTTAGTGGAAAAGCAGAAAAGGGAACAACAATTGCTTCAACAGGTCTTTGAAGATCAGAATAACTTGTTGTACAAGCAACTTAAAATGATAAGCCCTAAATCACCAATTGAAATCAAAGAGGAGAGTAATCAAGATGTTTCGAATAAACCAGTTAGTTTAAGTCAGTTGATCAACCCTAAATCGCCTGAAATTATTTCATACGATAGCTCTGTATCATCTACTCTTACCGACACAAACAACTACATCAATCGTTGCGAAGATATATTAAGACAAAGCAGAGATATAACTGGGAGTATTAAGAAGCAAAATGGAACAAAAACGCAGTCACCTAGACCTGATTCGGAAGGTAGTAGAACCAGAACTCACTCTCCAAGTCGCAGGAGTACATCCAGAAAGCTGAATTATGACACTAGCGCGTCGTCTGATCGCGATTACGAACAAATACTGACAGATCGAACGAACGATACGATGGCGGACTTAAACGTCACCTTCCCTTCTGACAACAGCGAAGAATTCAATTACAATAATACAGTTTTGAATCACATGTGCGGCGTGGAAGTAAACGTTACCGCAACTCATACTCCTAGATCCAGAGAGGGTGCTATCAGGAGTATGGACCATACTCTTCAAAGTTCGATGTGCGCATTACGGAAGCCCAAATCCAAAATTATCAATAGTCAGCCCACAGCCAGAGag AGGGCTGCGGCCACGAAGATTGTTTCGTACGCCAAGGGCTATCTCGTTCGGCGTCTGATGAGGACCGAGCGGGTCCGGGGCATCGTGCAGACGATCAAGGACGCCCTGCTGTGCGCCCTGCAACTCCACCAGGAGAGGGAGGGCATCAGGGGAGCGGACGTGGATCTGCACCGACGGCTCATACAGCAG ATCACTGCAGCTTGTTACTCGTTACACGACACCTTCATAACGAGCAGTCCGTCGGAGAGGTGCGCCATGATCGCCGCCGATCGCAAGAGGAAGGCTCTCGCCAACCGCCCCTCGCCCAGGCCCTTCAGACAAAC GGACATCATGTCGCAAAGCCACACCGGCGCGTTCCCGACTCGCTACAAACGCGCACCCGGAGCGGCGGTCATGACACAGTCCCACTATG AGACGTTTAGCGGCCAGTGCACCCCGGGACCGAGGTGGAGCCCCCGGCGTCGGCCGTGGCGCTGA
- the LOC101739530 gene encoding uncharacterized protein LOC101739530 isoform X3 — MNDPWDVKSVRQSGQYVSCMKINGVPLLPPVLSKECRKEMQYYKLLAKEVEKRISLLQPYIAESESESSEDRTDAPEIPESEEIQTECKITSVLSDEVYEKALKESPKAQPNVCNTINSSVTVLERTKSPKFRIDLNLNISGTAKNFLDKDTETIRCISEPVELPERDYDCNKVNVKRQAIEFEDINNDKTVAKLNFIIGSDKNVEEPFPDLPSAQDGPPSLSSKSFTGSLNDIHTDSLKESQIVPKLTRQRSYTLLKPSPQLLAHLEVESLNTGVEMSCISMSESLSNLSAPNKKRRSWDLETAKVKWSSMAMELKQKNVSKTSSLNCVNRVNNSRAVSKKPSQVSPPRARSVVAERPGRMSSKSSPKSEPIQKPKKSLSPVRNSVNINAMKEASPKTAKQNVDPVNQQPQQLISESQDPATRVRELYEKIQKQQLLQMASLVEKQKREQQLLQQVFEDQNNLLYKQLKMISPKSPIEIKEESNQDVSNKPVSLSQLINPKSPEIISYDSSVSSTLTDTNNYINRCEDILRQSRDITGSIKKQNGTKTQSPRPDSEGSRTRTHSPSRRSTSRKLNYDTSASSDRDYEQILTDRTNDTMADLNVTFPSDNSEEFNYNNTVLNHMCGVEVNVTATHTPRSREGAIRSMDHTLQSSMCALRKPKSKIINSQPTARERAAATKIVSYAKGYLVRRLMRTERVRGIVQTIKDALLCALQLHQEREGIRGADVDLHRRLIQQITAACYSLHDTFITSSPSERCAMIAADRKRKALANRPSPRPFRQTDV, encoded by the exons ATGAACGACCCGTGGGATGTGAAATCGGTGCGACAGTCCGGACAGTATGTATCCTGCATGAAGATTAATGGTGTGCCTCTTCTACCGCCTGTC CTATCAAAAGAATGTCGCAAAGAGATGCAGTACTACAAACTTTTGGCCAAAGAAGTCGAAAAGCGAATATCATTGCTTCAGCCCTATATAGCTGAAAGTGAATCGGAATCTAGCGAAGACAGGACCGATGCGCCAGAGATTCCAGAATCTGAGGAAATACAAACTGAATGCAAAATAACGAGCGTTTTAAGCGATGAAGTTTACGAAAAAGCACTTAAAGAATCACCGAAAGCACAGCCAAATGTTTGCAATACGATAAATTCTAGTGTCACAGTACTTGAAAGGACGAAATCACCAAAATTTAGGATCGatttaaatctaaatataagCGGCACAGCTAAAAATTTTCTCGATAAAGACACTGAAACAATACGTTGTATTTCGGAACCAGTAGAGCTACCAGAACGGGATTATGACTGTAATAAAGTTAATGTTAAAAGACAAGCTATTGAATTTGAAGATATCAATAACGATAAAACAGTtgccaaattaaattttataattggtTCAGATAAAAATGTTGAAGAGCCGTTTCCTGATTTGCCTTCGGCACAAGACGGACCGCCTTCTCTTAGTTCTAAAAGCTTCACGGGATCCCTTAACGATATACATACAGATAGTTTGAAAGAGTCACAAATAGTACCTAAACTCACCCGTCAAAGATCGTACACGCTTTTAAAACCGAGTCCGCAACTACTAGCGCATTTAGAAGTAGAATCTTTGAACACTGGAGTCGAAATGAGCTGCATTTCTATGAGCGAATCGTTGTCGAACTTGAGCGCACCAAATAAAAAACGCAGAAGTTGGGATTTAGAAACTGCTAAAGTCAAGTGGTCGTCCATGGCGAtggaattaaaacaaaagaatgtATCAAAAACGTCTAGCCTGAACTGCGTGAACAGAGTCAATAATTCAAGAGCTGTGTCCAAGAAACCATCACAGGTTTCACCTCCGCGTGCTAGATCTGTGGTTGCAGAAAGACCTGGAAGAATGAGCTCTAAATCTTCGCCTAAATCAGAACCTAttcaaaaaccaaaaaaatcacTTAGTCCTGTAAGGAATAGCGTTAACATTAATGCAATGAAGGAGGCGTCTCCCAAAACAGCAAAACAAAATGTAGACCCAGTGAATCAACAACCCCAGCAATTAATTTCGGAATCACAAGATCCAGCAACAAGAGTAAGGGAACTTTACGAGAAAATTCAAAAGCAACAATTACTTCAAATGGCTAGTTTAGTGGAAAAGCAGAAAAGGGAACAACAATTGCTTCAACAGGTCTTTGAAGATCAGAATAACTTGTTGTACAAGCAACTTAAAATGATAAGCCCTAAATCACCAATTGAAATCAAAGAGGAGAGTAATCAAGATGTTTCGAATAAACCAGTTAGTTTAAGTCAGTTGATCAACCCTAAATCGCCTGAAATTATTTCATACGATAGCTCTGTATCATCTACTCTTACCGACACAAACAACTACATCAATCGTTGCGAAGATATATTAAGACAAAGCAGAGATATAACTGGGAGTATTAAGAAGCAAAATGGAACAAAAACGCAGTCACCTAGACCTGATTCGGAAGGTAGTAGAACCAGAACTCACTCTCCAAGTCGCAGGAGTACATCCAGAAAGCTGAATTATGACACTAGCGCGTCGTCTGATCGCGATTACGAACAAATACTGACAGATCGAACGAACGATACGATGGCGGACTTAAACGTCACCTTCCCTTCTGACAACAGCGAAGAATTCAATTACAATAATACAGTTTTGAATCACATGTGCGGCGTGGAAGTAAACGTTACCGCAACTCATACTCCTAGATCCAGAGAGGGTGCTATCAGGAGTATGGACCATACTCTTCAAAGTTCGATGTGCGCATTACGGAAGCCCAAATCCAAAATTATCAATAGTCAGCCCACAGCCAGAGag AGGGCTGCGGCCACGAAGATTGTTTCGTACGCCAAGGGCTATCTCGTTCGGCGTCTGATGAGGACCGAGCGGGTCCGGGGCATCGTGCAGACGATCAAGGACGCCCTGCTGTGCGCCCTGCAACTCCACCAGGAGAGGGAGGGCATCAGGGGAGCGGACGTGGATCTGCACCGACGGCTCATACAGCAG ATCACTGCAGCTTGTTACTCGTTACACGACACCTTCATAACGAGCAGTCCGTCGGAGAGGTGCGCCATGATCGCCGCCGATCGCAAGAGGAAGGCTCTCGCCAACCGCCCCTCGCCCAGGCCCTTCAGACAAAC AGACGTTTAG
- the LOC101739530 gene encoding uncharacterized protein LOC101739530 isoform X4 translates to MNDPWDVKSVRQSGQYVSCMKINGVPLLPPVLSKECRKEMQYYKLLAKEVEKRISLLQPYIAESESESSEDRTDAPEIPESEEIQTECKITSVLSDEVYEKALKESPKAQPNVCNTINSSVTVLERTKSPKFRIDLNLNISGTAKNFLDKDTETIRCISEPVELPERDYDCNKVNVKRQAIEFEDINNDKTVAKLNFIIGSDKNVEEPFPDLPSAQDGPPSLSSKSFTGSLNDIHTDSLKESQIVPKLTRQRSYTLLKPSPQLLAHLEVESLNTGVEMSCISMSESLSNLSAPNKKRRSWDLETAKVKWSSMAMELKQKNVSKTSSLNCVNRVNNSRAVSKKPSQVSPPRARSVVAERPGRMSSKSSPKSEPIQKPKKSLSPVRNSVNINAMKEASPKTAKQNVDPVNQQPQQLISESQDPATRVRELYEKIQKQQLLQMASLVEKQKREQQLLQQVFEDQNNLLYKQLKMISPKSPIEIKEESNQDVSNKPVSLSQLINPKSPEIISYDSSVSSTLTDTNNYINRCEDILRQSRDITGSIKKQNGTKTQSPRPDSEGSRTRTHSPSRRSTSRKLNYDTSASSDRDYEQILTDRTNDTMADLNVTFPSDNSEEFNYNNTVLNHMCGVEVNVTATHTPRSREGAIRSMDHTLQSSMCALRKPKSKIINSQPTAREITAACYSLHDTFITSSPSERCAMIAADRKRKALANRPSPRPFRQTDIMSQSHTGAFPTRYKRAPGAAVMTQSHYETFSGQCTPGPRWSPRRRPWR, encoded by the exons ATGAACGACCCGTGGGATGTGAAATCGGTGCGACAGTCCGGACAGTATGTATCCTGCATGAAGATTAATGGTGTGCCTCTTCTACCGCCTGTC CTATCAAAAGAATGTCGCAAAGAGATGCAGTACTACAAACTTTTGGCCAAAGAAGTCGAAAAGCGAATATCATTGCTTCAGCCCTATATAGCTGAAAGTGAATCGGAATCTAGCGAAGACAGGACCGATGCGCCAGAGATTCCAGAATCTGAGGAAATACAAACTGAATGCAAAATAACGAGCGTTTTAAGCGATGAAGTTTACGAAAAAGCACTTAAAGAATCACCGAAAGCACAGCCAAATGTTTGCAATACGATAAATTCTAGTGTCACAGTACTTGAAAGGACGAAATCACCAAAATTTAGGATCGatttaaatctaaatataagCGGCACAGCTAAAAATTTTCTCGATAAAGACACTGAAACAATACGTTGTATTTCGGAACCAGTAGAGCTACCAGAACGGGATTATGACTGTAATAAAGTTAATGTTAAAAGACAAGCTATTGAATTTGAAGATATCAATAACGATAAAACAGTtgccaaattaaattttataattggtTCAGATAAAAATGTTGAAGAGCCGTTTCCTGATTTGCCTTCGGCACAAGACGGACCGCCTTCTCTTAGTTCTAAAAGCTTCACGGGATCCCTTAACGATATACATACAGATAGTTTGAAAGAGTCACAAATAGTACCTAAACTCACCCGTCAAAGATCGTACACGCTTTTAAAACCGAGTCCGCAACTACTAGCGCATTTAGAAGTAGAATCTTTGAACACTGGAGTCGAAATGAGCTGCATTTCTATGAGCGAATCGTTGTCGAACTTGAGCGCACCAAATAAAAAACGCAGAAGTTGGGATTTAGAAACTGCTAAAGTCAAGTGGTCGTCCATGGCGAtggaattaaaacaaaagaatgtATCAAAAACGTCTAGCCTGAACTGCGTGAACAGAGTCAATAATTCAAGAGCTGTGTCCAAGAAACCATCACAGGTTTCACCTCCGCGTGCTAGATCTGTGGTTGCAGAAAGACCTGGAAGAATGAGCTCTAAATCTTCGCCTAAATCAGAACCTAttcaaaaaccaaaaaaatcacTTAGTCCTGTAAGGAATAGCGTTAACATTAATGCAATGAAGGAGGCGTCTCCCAAAACAGCAAAACAAAATGTAGACCCAGTGAATCAACAACCCCAGCAATTAATTTCGGAATCACAAGATCCAGCAACAAGAGTAAGGGAACTTTACGAGAAAATTCAAAAGCAACAATTACTTCAAATGGCTAGTTTAGTGGAAAAGCAGAAAAGGGAACAACAATTGCTTCAACAGGTCTTTGAAGATCAGAATAACTTGTTGTACAAGCAACTTAAAATGATAAGCCCTAAATCACCAATTGAAATCAAAGAGGAGAGTAATCAAGATGTTTCGAATAAACCAGTTAGTTTAAGTCAGTTGATCAACCCTAAATCGCCTGAAATTATTTCATACGATAGCTCTGTATCATCTACTCTTACCGACACAAACAACTACATCAATCGTTGCGAAGATATATTAAGACAAAGCAGAGATATAACTGGGAGTATTAAGAAGCAAAATGGAACAAAAACGCAGTCACCTAGACCTGATTCGGAAGGTAGTAGAACCAGAACTCACTCTCCAAGTCGCAGGAGTACATCCAGAAAGCTGAATTATGACACTAGCGCGTCGTCTGATCGCGATTACGAACAAATACTGACAGATCGAACGAACGATACGATGGCGGACTTAAACGTCACCTTCCCTTCTGACAACAGCGAAGAATTCAATTACAATAATACAGTTTTGAATCACATGTGCGGCGTGGAAGTAAACGTTACCGCAACTCATACTCCTAGATCCAGAGAGGGTGCTATCAGGAGTATGGACCATACTCTTCAAAGTTCGATGTGCGCATTACGGAAGCCCAAATCCAAAATTATCAATAGTCAGCCCACAGCCAGAGag ATCACTGCAGCTTGTTACTCGTTACACGACACCTTCATAACGAGCAGTCCGTCGGAGAGGTGCGCCATGATCGCCGCCGATCGCAAGAGGAAGGCTCTCGCCAACCGCCCCTCGCCCAGGCCCTTCAGACAAAC GGACATCATGTCGCAAAGCCACACCGGCGCGTTCCCGACTCGCTACAAACGCGCACCCGGAGCGGCGGTCATGACACAGTCCCACTATG AGACGTTTAGCGGCCAGTGCACCCCGGGACCGAGGTGGAGCCCCCGGCGTCGGCCGTGGCGCTGA